A single region of the Variovorax terrae genome encodes:
- the ugpQ gene encoding glycerophosphodiester phosphodiesterase yields MTLPSWPYPRWVAHRGAGKLAPENTLAAFRLGASHGFRMFECDVKLSADGVPFLMHDATLERTTNGTGLGGDQPWGALAQLDAGSWHSRAYAGEPLPSFENIAHYCLRNGHALNIEIKPTPGVEEHTGRVVADHAARLWQGQAVPPLLTSFRPESLAGAQAAQPQLPRGLLLDTLWKGWLETALSLDCVALVCNHALWDTSTVTQAQAAGLRTLSYTVNDEWAAERLIALGTDGIITDRVDLFSPMA; encoded by the coding sequence ATGACCCTTCCCTCCTGGCCCTACCCGCGCTGGGTGGCGCACCGCGGCGCCGGCAAGCTCGCGCCCGAGAACACGCTGGCGGCCTTCCGCCTCGGTGCGAGCCACGGCTTTCGCATGTTCGAATGCGACGTCAAACTCTCGGCCGACGGCGTGCCCTTTCTGATGCACGACGCCACGCTGGAGCGCACCACCAACGGCACCGGCCTCGGGGGCGACCAGCCCTGGGGCGCGCTGGCGCAGCTCGACGCCGGCAGCTGGCACTCGCGCGCCTATGCCGGCGAGCCGCTGCCGAGCTTCGAGAACATCGCGCATTACTGCCTGCGCAACGGCCATGCCCTCAACATCGAGATCAAGCCCACGCCCGGCGTGGAAGAGCACACCGGCCGCGTGGTGGCCGACCATGCCGCGCGGCTGTGGCAGGGCCAGGCCGTGCCGCCGCTGCTGACCTCGTTCCGCCCCGAATCGCTGGCCGGCGCACAGGCCGCGCAGCCGCAGTTGCCGCGCGGGCTGCTGCTGGACACGCTGTGGAAAGGCTGGCTCGAAACCGCGCTCTCGCTCGACTGCGTGGCCCTGGTCTGCAACCACGCGCTGTGGGACACCTCCACCGTCACACAGGCGCAGGCCGCGGGCCTGCGCACGCTGAGCTACACGGTCAACGACGAGTGGGCCGCCGAGCGCCTGATCGCGCTCGGCACCGACGGCATCATCACCGACCGGGTGGACCTTTTTTCTCCCATGGCGTGA
- the prfA gene encoding peptide chain release factor 1: MKPFLRQQLDRYPVRLHELDFYLSQPDVVTDMERFRALTREHAEVSEVAGCFARFLQRESDLAQAREMLDDPDMAELAQAEIPAAEADLTALEDELQRLLLPKDPDDVRNTFLEIRAGTGGDESALFAGDLLRMYTRYAERQGWRCEIVSESEGEVGGYKEVVIRVVGDSVYGKLKFESGGHRVQRVPATETQGRIHTSACTVAALPEPDEAQAVQINPADLRIDTYRASGAGGQHVNKTDSAVRITHIPTGIVAECQDDRSQHRNKAKAMQVLAARIHEKERSERAAREAATRKGLIGSGDRSDRIRTYNFPQGRLTDHRINLTLYKLQFIMEGDLDEVIDALLLARKAEQLEELELGVSA, translated from the coding sequence GTGAAACCTTTTCTCCGCCAGCAACTCGACCGCTACCCCGTGCGCCTGCACGAACTCGATTTCTACCTGTCGCAGCCCGACGTGGTGACCGACATGGAGCGCTTTCGCGCGCTCACGCGCGAGCACGCCGAGGTCAGCGAGGTGGCCGGCTGCTTCGCCCGCTTCCTGCAGCGCGAGAGCGACCTGGCGCAGGCCCGCGAGATGCTCGACGACCCCGACATGGCCGAGCTGGCGCAGGCCGAGATCCCGGCCGCCGAGGCCGACCTCACCGCGCTGGAGGACGAGCTGCAGCGCCTGCTGCTGCCCAAGGACCCGGACGACGTGCGCAACACCTTCCTCGAAATCCGCGCCGGCACCGGCGGCGACGAGTCGGCCCTGTTCGCCGGCGACCTGCTGCGCATGTACACCCGCTACGCCGAGCGCCAGGGCTGGCGCTGCGAGATCGTGAGCGAGAGCGAGGGCGAGGTCGGCGGCTACAAGGAGGTGGTGATCCGCGTGGTGGGCGACAGCGTCTACGGCAAGCTCAAGTTCGAGTCCGGCGGCCACCGCGTGCAGCGCGTGCCCGCCACCGAGACGCAGGGCCGCATCCACACCAGCGCCTGCACCGTGGCCGCGCTGCCCGAGCCCGACGAGGCGCAGGCGGTGCAGATCAACCCGGCCGACCTGCGCATCGACACCTACCGCGCCAGTGGCGCCGGCGGCCAGCACGTGAACAAGACCGACTCGGCCGTGCGCATCACCCACATTCCCACCGGCATCGTGGCCGAGTGCCAGGACGACCGCAGCCAGCACCGCAACAAGGCCAAGGCCATGCAGGTGCTGGCCGCGCGCATCCACGAAAAGGAGCGCAGCGAGCGCGCCGCCAGGGAGGCCGCCACGCGCAAGGGCCTGATCGGCAGCGGCGACCGCAGCGACCGCATCCGCACCTACAACTTCCCGCAGGGCCGCCTGACCGACCACCGCATCAACCTCACGCTGTACAAGCTGCAGTTCATCATGGAGGGCGACCTCGACGAGGTGATCGACGCGCTGCTGCTGGCGCGCAAGGCCGAGCAGCTCGAAGAGCTGGAACTCGGCGTTTCGGCCTGA
- the hemA gene encoding glutamyl-tRNA reductase, whose translation MAVWALGLNHTTAPLDLRGRFAFAIDQIEPTLKGLRESLARRPEAAIISTCNRTEIYCAGERPELEHTLDWLAHSGGVSPALLRSHAYTLQDGLAARHAFRVASGLDSMVLGEPQILGQMKDAVRAADEAGALGTTLNQLFQRSFAVAKEVRTSTEIGAHSISMAAAAVRLAGQLFEDLGKIRVLFVGAGEMIELAATHFAAKNPKSISIANRTLERGEKLATRFGGEVMRLADLPSRLHEFDAVISCTASTLPIIGLGAVERALKARRHRPMFMVDLAVPRDIEPEVKALEDVYLYTVDDLAGVVQTAQASRQAAVAQAEAIIDAGVQSFMHWMDQRGAVPLIQQLNAQADEWRTLEIARARKLLARGEDVDAVLEALSRGLTQKMLHGALAELHAGDATARERATAAIQHFFLRKEK comes from the coding sequence ATGGCAGTCTGGGCTCTGGGCCTCAATCACACGACCGCGCCGCTCGATCTGCGCGGCCGCTTTGCGTTCGCCATCGACCAGATCGAGCCCACGCTCAAGGGCCTGCGCGAGTCGCTGGCCCGCCGCCCCGAGGCCGCCATCATCTCCACCTGCAACCGCACCGAGATCTACTGCGCCGGCGAGCGGCCCGAGCTGGAGCACACGCTGGACTGGCTGGCCCATTCCGGCGGCGTCTCGCCCGCGCTGCTGCGCTCGCATGCCTACACGCTGCAGGACGGGCTGGCCGCGCGCCACGCCTTCCGCGTGGCCAGCGGGCTCGACTCCATGGTGCTGGGCGAGCCCCAGATCCTGGGCCAGATGAAGGATGCGGTGCGCGCCGCCGACGAGGCCGGCGCCCTGGGCACCACGCTCAACCAGCTGTTCCAGCGCTCCTTCGCCGTGGCCAAGGAGGTGCGCACCTCCACCGAGATCGGCGCGCACTCGATCAGCATGGCCGCCGCCGCCGTGCGCCTGGCCGGCCAGCTGTTCGAGGACCTGGGCAAGATCCGCGTGCTGTTCGTGGGCGCGGGCGAGATGATCGAGCTGGCGGCCACGCACTTCGCCGCGAAGAACCCGAAGTCGATCTCGATCGCCAACCGCACGCTGGAGCGCGGCGAGAAGCTGGCCACGCGCTTTGGCGGCGAGGTGATGCGCCTGGCGGACCTGCCCAGCCGCCTGCACGAGTTCGACGCCGTCATCAGCTGCACCGCCAGCACCCTGCCCATCATCGGCCTGGGCGCCGTGGAGCGTGCGCTCAAGGCGCGCCGCCACCGCCCCATGTTCATGGTCGACCTGGCCGTGCCGCGCGACATCGAACCCGAGGTCAAAGCGCTGGAAGACGTCTACCTCTACACCGTGGACGACCTCGCCGGCGTGGTGCAGACCGCCCAGGCCAGCCGCCAGGCCGCCGTGGCGCAGGCCGAGGCCATCATCGACGCCGGCGTGCAGAGCTTCATGCACTGGATGGACCAGCGCGGCGCCGTGCCGCTGATCCAGCAGCTCAACGCCCAGGCCGACGAATGGCGCACGCTGGAGATCGCCCGCGCCCGCAAGCTGCTGGCCCGGGGCGAGGACGTGGACGCCGTGCTCGAAGCCCTGTCGCGCGGCCTCACCCAGAAGATGCTGCACGGCGCGCTGGCCGAGCTGCACGCGGGCGACGCCACGGCACGCGAGCGCGCCACCGCGGCCATTCAGCATTTCTTCCTGCGCAAGGAAAAGTAG